The following are encoded in a window of Parambassis ranga chromosome 15, fParRan2.1, whole genome shotgun sequence genomic DNA:
- the ncoa4 gene encoding LOW QUALITY PROTEIN: nuclear receptor coactivator 4 (The sequence of the model RefSeq protein was modified relative to this genomic sequence to represent the inferred CDS: deleted 1 base in 1 codon) encodes MTSKPRLHTKGSRMPSADMVATGLKQCQQAQDQLEDAISGVMDAEQELRQNAREVRSELQSCVSRQQEALRSREVWLLGQIELLEQVKTETLQQQLHQLHRLRGQFDVITHQLQNCNSSNDLNNQLTSCMEKLSSLSLTPEETPDMSFHADTRSLRQAITSFGSITAQLVEGVPPQSPAHLTEQLQSCPCTVKKQKVDVSALSDWLLGAHPSNTSSPIGYPSSKNPQDWLLSHNETKTSCPVLASVDFLQAWGQIRDLEAWLLQDQSLVSRVRTNSSSSSSSSFSIEKIDESELTTPEEEEELSEWLITPPTIAMESMSDAERWRQVLKPFKDSWSSSEWLAEPSRPAADCSSCCQTSQAVEIENLGQLKCLKTPPTSSPTTPTPTMALEAWLQQAAPHQQTCRANELCSTYADCLCEENCGKEALSRWLLQQERRDKNGVPLTKNAAPTLFHREQEHKVQAILEAWLYPSNSSSCRTPTSSLSGWVAPQEEKASREEHTSCLKPSSSSLSPFQRPLDPDLWVLKKKTPPLGSGDSPCSAEAEDKWLLRKRNQAQERLALPTVCDLFSCMKVGGDKDKWLHRAPVQM; translated from the exons GTGCgttcagagctgcagagctgtgtgagcCGCCAACAGGAAGCACTGCGCAGCAGGGAGGTGTGGCTGCTCGGGCAGATTGAGTTGCTGGAACAAGTGAAAACTGAGactttgcagcagcagctgcaccagCTGCACCGG CTCAGAGGTCAGTTCGACGTAATAACCCATCAACTGCAGAACTGCAACAGCAGCAACGACCTGAACAACCAGCTGACCAGCTGCATGGAGAA GTTGTCTTCTCTGAGTCTGACACCAGAGGAAACGCCTGACATGAGTTTCCATGCAGACACTCGCTCTCTGAGGCAGGCCATCACCTCGTTTGGCAGCATCACTGCACAG CTTGTGGAGGGCGTGCCCCCTCAGAGCCCCGCCCacctcacagagcagctgcagagttgTCCATGCACAGTTAAGAAACAG AAGGTGGACGTCTCCGCTCTCAGTGATTGGCTGTTGGGGGCTCATCCTTCAAACACCAGCTCTCCTATTGGCTATCCATCCAGTAAGAACCCTCAGGATTGGCTGCTTTCACACAATGAGACGAAG acttcctgtcctgtcctggCCTCGGTGGACTTCCTGCAGGCCTGGGGTCAGATCAGGGATCTGGAGGCATGGCTTCTGCAGGACCAGAGCCTGGTCAGCCGGGTAAGAacgaacagcagcagcagctccagctcctccttctccatcGAGAAGATCGACGAGTCAGAGCTCACCACCcccgaggaggaggaagagctgagCGAGTGGCTCATCACTCCACCCACTATTGCTATGGAGAGCATGTCGGATGCTGAGCGGTGGAGGCAGGTCTTGAAGCCATTCAAAGACAGCTGGTCATCCAGTGAGTGGCTGGCAGAGCCGAGCCGACCGGCCGCCgactgctcctcctgctgtcagaccagccaggctgtggagatTGAGAATCTGGGTCAACTCAAGTGCCTGAAGACCCCTCCCACCTCCAGTCCCACCACCCCGACCCCCACCATGGCCCTGGAGGCGTGGCTGCAGCAGGCAGCACCCCACCAGCAGACCTGCAGGGCCAACGAGCTCTGCTCCACCTACGCCGACTGCCTCTGCGAGGAGAACTGTGGAAAGGAGGCCCTGAGCcgctggctgctgcagcaggagcgCCGCGACAAGAACGGTGTCCCTTTAACCAAAAACGCTGCGCCCACCCTGTTCCACCGCGAGCAGGAGCACAAG GTGCAAGCCATCCTGGAGGCCTGGCTCTACCCCAgcaactcctcctcctgcaggacaCCCACCTCCTCCCTTTCTGGCTGGGTGGCTCCTCAGGAGGAGAAGgccagcagagaggaacacaccTCCTGCTTGAagccttcctcttcttccttgtcACCTTTCCAGCGACCTCTGGATCCAGATCTGTGGGTGCTC AAGAAAAAAACCCCTCCTTTAGGATCAGGAGACTCTCCCTGCtctgcagaggcagaggacaAGTGGCTGCTGAGGAAAAGGAACCAGGCTCAG GAGCGTTTGGCGCTGCCCACAGTGTGCGACCTGTTTTCTTGTATGAAGGTGGGCGGAGACAAAGACAAGTGGCTCCACAGGGCTCCTGTGCAG ATGTGA